The nucleotide sequence TTGCCATATCGGTATGACTGACATTGTGACAAATTGGATTTTTTAGCGACGCCCACCGTTCTCCAATACACCTGAACGCGAGCCATGGGTGAATGAAATGAATAAAGCTTGGAGGAAAGACGACACAGAAGGTCTGCGAAACGAATGGGCGGGAATACTGGGTAGTCTTGCGGATCATTATAAGATAATTCAAGGCTCCAAAACTGACGAGAAGCAAAGTAAAGATGTGAGCTCGAACTCGAATCAGGACCAAGGcatggagatggaaggaatCATCGACACTTCACAATCTGAATCTGTCACTGCAATCGGAGCTTCACAATTTCCTCCTATGGCTGATACATCTTCAACTGTACCCGAAGATCTGATACCCGGTGCTTTTCCTACACCCATCGAACCAGTAGTTCCGACTGAACCTGAGAAGAGCGCAAGTCtgacaccaccaccacctatgTCACGCGGCGCTTCAAACACAAGCAAGAAAGGTCCTTCCTGGGCGACTagatcacctacacctgatGTTGAAACAAGACGCGATAGGTCCCGAAGTCGAACAGGAAGTATCGCACCGGAACTACGGGGACGTGCACTTTCTGCTACCTCAACTACTAGGAGTTCAAAATCACCTGAAAAAGATATTCCCGTTCGTCATTTCCCCCCTAATCCTACTCGAACGGCAAAAACCCCTGGAAGAAGCTCGATCGAAGTTGGAAGGGTGCACCAGAGGGTATCGCAGTTTGAACAAACAGAGCGCGATGCTACCACCGATAATAGGGTGGGAAGTAGAGAAtcggaagagagagaaaatAGATTAAGGGAAGTAGAACACCTTCGACCGAAACGAACACCTTTACAGGAAATTTCGGAAACTACTCCTGCTTCTAGTTCTAGGGTAACTGCTGCTCTGAGTTTCGCCTTTTCAGAGAGTGAAGATAAAAATCATGACGTTCTTGCTGGTATGGTAGATGATCCGATAGAAGCTAGTCCATTCGCAAATCTGGGAAAAGGTGCACCTAGACAATCTTCTCCTAGACGGTCAGTCAACCAGCTCGCCTCGTCACCCCTAAATGCTACAAGCAGAAATAGAAACACAGACACAAGCGACCATGAAAGGATGACTGTTGACATGGAGGGTATCTCAAatcaggaggaggaggaggagcaggaggaaatagaagaagacaagaacTTTTTCGCGAAATTCAGCGGATCTCATCAACGTTCAGATGAAGGTATAAAAACTCCAGCTTCGAACCCTTCAACAGAGGAGAACGAACCGATCGAGAATCTGTTCCCCAAGGACAAATCTCCAGTTGTGCATTATAAGTACGGCAAGAACGGAAAGAACAAATCAGTCTCGCAAAATCAAGTTAATCTACCGAGTAAACGGACAAGATCGACATCTAACAATGCGATTAGCGGTAGTATCAgtaagaagaacaagaaggatgatgggaatgataaAGGCGATGGTAGGACTAAAGAGGAAGCTATAACTATTGATTCTGACTAGACAAAAGCTAGTTCAATACTCTATACTTCATATTTCCTTCATTCTCCTATGGCATTTATACAGCAATTGATTAACGTGTCTTAACGATCTGTCAAATATTCATGAGACGTTTTATATGTATCATGATGACTATAGTATATACATTTATgtttatgtatgtatatgcatgatgaaCCTGATTTTGATTTCCAACCTTGATCCGTACAGATAGAAATACAACAATGTTGTTGATAGTGTAGACGAGCGAAGAGATGGGATATTTGATTGACTAGATTGACTAATTGATTAATTGATAATATCTGgacctcttcctttcttgcCGTGGTCTGCCAGATCCCACCATTGTTTACTTGTCTGGTCGGAtgagggaggagagaagaatggaCAACGAGATTTGAAAGCTAAGGGAGTGGCAAAAAACATATCAATACGCTCCTCAATCCCGATTCGCTGAATAGGAGATGGTAGATGtggactcaccatccaacGTCCTTTTACGTATGATAGCTTCTATACCTTCCTCGCTCTCTAGCTGATCGGCCTGTTACATCCcatcgatcatcgatcagctaTTTGTATGAATTGAGAAAGCGGTAATTTACcaatacttcttcctcctttatACCCCTCTCCCACCTCGGTGTGCTGACCTTGGGATCCTGATCGACTTGAATTTTGTTATTCACACTGTCCTTAACGGTTGTTGAACAGTACGTCAACAACGTCTGACGATGTGCCCAGCCAGCTACACtctcaaccatcaatcaatcagctaatccaccatcctccttGGTGATGGTTACAAAGAGTTGACTTAACCCACCCATTATTTCAGTCCATATCTTTGCGCACATCCCCTCCGATCCATTCATATGTTCCACCCCTGATCCTAgtcgatcttgatctcggAGTTGAGCTTGGGCTCGATTCAGTCGGATTATAATTTGATCGTCCAATTTACGATATTGTCGAACGATATCTAAACACCATCACAAAGTATCAGTCATCGAGCCTCTTGTCATCTATGAGTTGTTCACGCCTGTGTTCGAGCAGTCAACGATAggaaactcacctcgaaaCACAGATAGGTTGAAACATGTTTCTGCCGTGACGGTCACCTGCCTAGGTGGCGGGGCGGGAAAGGAATCGGTATATGCTGAGGCTGTTCCGAACGGTGGTGCAGGCATGATGATAGTTGAAGGCTTGTTCTTTTGATCAGTGTCCACCAGCAGTGAAGGAATCACAAGTTAGTTGTAGATATAtatctcgatctcatcttccatccatGACAGTAGTCGTCAGCGAGCTACGAGCTATTCCGAGATCATCTGTGTGGTCTGCCTCCACCGCTAGAGAGTGCCACACTCGGGGTGATCCGGAATTGCCGCACTAACCTGTTATCTCTCCTCCCAACCGAGTCAATCTAAAATTCAAGAATTTTGGATTTGAAAGGGATAAATAATAGCTctggtatcttcttctcttcttctttctctctctttctccttcaacGTAAATTAGAAACATCAATTGGAACAGGTTCTTCTTAGGTGAGTacaatcttcatctcttcgcTACTCCTTCTCCCCGCAAACCCCTTCTGCAATCTTATCGCCCCAACCTCGACGTGATGACCTTCTATTCTCTCCCCGTCTAATCGACCATGGCGAACGAGTTAGGACCCTCCTTCGCGGGAGTGTGTCTGgatccccttcttctctgtgcAAACAAGGAAGACGGGCTATTGGCGCTTGCCAGCGCTCTTGTCTGATCACTTTATCTCATTTAAACGCTTCTTAAATGAAAAATTTTGGATGAAATGGCTTGTGCTGACTTCAAACTTGTTTTGTCAAAAACAGAAACCGTTCTTTACTTTCGTTTTCGTATCCTCTGTAAGTCATCTATATCTCTTGCGCTCTCTTACATCACACCTCACCACACCCTGTTCCACTGAGACTCTCTATGATGAAATGTTTTTTAAAACCATACGCAGTTTCCACTGAACGCGTCCTCCTTTCGCGGGGAGTttgttccttctttcttttcagTCTTTTTCTACCTCCATAACTGAGTTGCAGTTCCTCTTCGTTCCGAGTTGAACCTCTCGTTGAGCGTTGTTGGGAATTCCTCGACTTTGGGCTCACCCAGAAAACCTCATTCGAAAATCCTTCGGGACGACTAGATTGTTGATTGAAGGGACCGAGCAGTCGGTAGATCAAGGTTGGAGAAATTAGGCGATGCTAAATTGAAGTTTTTTTCTTCCTTGGATGTCtgattctcctcttccttaCACCGCATATCACGTCAAATCACAATATAAAAGTAATATCGCTGACGTCTAATCCTTTTTCCCCTTCTATTCTCTCTATCTGGtctcttcaccttgaacGTTGGATGATTTACCTTTTATTTGTTATTGTGTTTTGTATATGTTATGCAGCTTTATCTTCCGTAAAATCAAAATGGTCGCTTCCGGTGAAAAGAAGGGCAAGGTCATCCTCGCCTACTCTGGTGGTCTTGGTGAGTCACCCTCTCACCTTGCCCACCCAGTATAAGTTGCAGAGCAAATTAGCTCACGCCATTTGTCTATTTGCTTGCAATTCACTATAGACACTTCATGTATCCTCCTCTGGCTTATTGAGCAAGGTTACGAAGTCGTAGCTTACATGGCTGATGTTGGTCAAGAAGAGGTAAGCGAGGTCTCGGCTGCAGAAAATTTCGCCTGAATCATCTGATCCTGACAAAATGATCGTTGCGTAGGACTTCGCAGCTGCTCGAGCTAAAGCTCTCAAATGTGGCGCCGTCGGCTTCCACCTTGCTGACTTGAAGCGAGAATTCGTTGAGGAGCTCATTTACCGTAAGCTAACTACTCTGTTTTCTGGGCACACTTGCAACATAGCTCATAATTCTTCGTTGCAGCCGCCGTCCAATGTAACGCCATCTACGAGAACGTCTACCTTCTCGGTACCTCCCTCGCTCGACCTGTCATCGCCCGAGGTATGATCGAGGCTGCTGTCAAGGAAGGATGTGACTACGTCTCTCACGGTTGTACCGGTAAGGGTAACGACCAAGTCCGATTTGAACTTGCCTTTTACGGTCTCGCTCCTAACATCAAGGTCATTGCTCCTTGGCGATTACCTGGTAAGCAAGTGTTTGATGCACAAACAAGAACCACATGACAGCTTATATATGAATTTTTAGAATTCTACGAGCGATTCGCCGGTCGATCGGCTCTTCTCGAATACGCTGCCAAGAACGGAATCCCAGTAACCCAGACTGCCGCTAAACCATGGTCAACTGGTGAgctttcttctgcttctttTCTTCGAGGCAAACTCAGCTAACACATGTCGCAGATGAAAACCTTTTCCACATCTCTTACGAAGCTGGTATCCTCGAAGACCCCAACCAAACTCCTCCCGATGACATGTGGAAGCTCACCACTTCTCCTCAGAAAGCCCCTGAAACCCCTGAACAAGTCCACATTGAATTCTCCAAAGGTCTCCCAGTGAAGGTCACTTTCCCTGCCGACAAGAAGGAAGTCACCGATGCCGTCGACATCTTCCTTACCCTCAATGCTCTTGCTCGACGACACGGTGTCGGACGAATCGATATCGTAGAGAACCGATTCATCGGTGTTAAATCTCGAGGTTGTTACGAATCACCTGCCGCTACCATCCTTCGAGTAGCTCACATGGACTTGGAAGGTTTGACTTTGGATCGAAATGTCCGGGCTTTACGAGATCAATTCATCACCACTCAACTTTCTCAAATCCTATACAacggtttcttcttctcacccGAGAGAGAATTCGTCACTGCCGCTATCCCCGCTTCTCAGAAGACCGTCAACGGTTTGGTCCGATTGAAGTTGTACAAGGGTAACGTCATTGTAGAAGGACGAGATGCCGATGAGGGTCTTTACGATGCCAAGTTCTCGTCCATGGACGAGATGGGTGGTTTCGAACCTACCGCTACCTCTGGATTCATCGAGATCTCAAGTATCCGAATCAAGGCTTGGGGACGACAAAAGTGAGTTGAGTCTGTAcgaaatgagaatgagagcTGACTGTTGTTTCGTTATAGCATTAAACGAGGACAGGGTGGTGTTTCTCCCAAAGATGTTTACCACCGAGAGTAAGCAAGCGAGTGAGCTCTTATAGAAAGGATAAGGAAGGATTTTAATCGGATATAGTAGTTGAATCGGTAGTAAATTAGATATTTAGTCTTTGATTTCGAGTTGTTCAGGGTTTTTTATTTTCTTCTTTGAAAACATTTGTATATAGACGTTGGATCTTCGTCAAAATAATCATGCATAGAATATGATAATACTTATCTTATATATTGGTACAACAACATGTCGCTATGATATGAGTTTATGGTCCATGATCTATCTATCCATGTCTTTATTTACCCTTCCAACGACATTTCCAAATTTCAACTCCATCCCAATCTTCTCCctcccatccccatccagAAGACTGAATCTCCTTAGTTAATCTACTCTTGTTCACTTTCTTCAGATCGAATCCCATCTTCTTACCTGTCTCTAAAGCATGATCGATCAAAAGTGAATCACGTCTTTCCAAAGATATATAAATCACTGGTGGTTTGTCGTCGTCTTTTAAGTGAGAGATGTATAAGAGGGTATTCCATAATGGTCGGATCAAAGAGAGGGAATAGAATGTATCTGACATTATGATCATATCGATTTTTCCCAAGtacttcatctcatctggTATTTGGATATCGTTATTATTCTGATtttgtgattgatcaaaaTATAGCCAATCTAATTCTTTCACTTCTATTTCACCTATTCCATTCCCAACGATTCGTTTATTATATTCGATGTTAGGTTTTAACACTTTACTCAGAACAGGTTCTATATCTGTTGATATCACTTTCCAACCCAGGTTCGCTAGAACAAGGGGAGTGTATCCTATCCCACTACCTAATTCAAGGACCACTTTTTGCTTcttctgatcatcatcatctcggTTAATTCTAACACCATTACAGTTATTCTTATTGTTCGATGTGGTGCTCGTACCCAGAATCGAGGAAAGGTATAAAGAAAGTATCTGAGCAGATAACCATAATGTCGTACCCGTCGTACCCGTCGTTCCAGTCCCCCCACcaccggaagaagaggagatttGACGTAAATTTACTGAGATATTAgaatgaggtggtggaagtgggtGGGAGAGATTGGTCAGATGTTTCGTTTGAGAGGCTGGAAGGGGTTTATCCATTATGTTTCATTTTGCGACTTGACTCTATTTATTGatgtgttgatgaggtgctgattgatgaataCCACTCGTTGACAAACGAGTCTTACTCTTGTGTAAATGGAATGTAAGAAATTGCAAAATTATCTAATCGATCGAATAAGAGTGAGTAACCTGATTACCGAAGATTGAAATTCCCTATTCATACAATCTTAAAGACGTCGAAATGTCATATCACACTTTACATTGCATACAATATCGAATCAACACCGTAAAATCGTAATTCATTTCTTTATACATAACTCATAATattcaaagtgaa is from Kwoniella botswanensis chromosome 2, complete sequence and encodes:
- a CDS encoding argininosuccinate synthase, which encodes MVASGEKKGKVILAYSGGLDTSCILLWLIEQGYEVVAYMADVGQEEDFAAARAKALKCGAVGFHLADLKREFVEELIYPAVQCNAIYENVYLLGTSLARPVIARGMIEAAVKEGCDYVSHGCTGKGNDQVRFELAFYGLAPNIKVIAPWRLPEFYERFAGRSALLEYAAKNGIPVTQTAAKPWSTDENLFHISYEAGILEDPNQTPPDDMWKLTTSPQKAPETPEQVHIEFSKGLPVKVTFPADKKEVTDAVDIFLTLNALARRHGVGRIDIVENRFIGVKSRGCYESPAATILRVAHMDLEGLTLDRNVRALRDQFITTQLSQILYNGFFFSPEREFVTAAIPASQKTVNGLVRLKLYKGNVIVEGRDADEGLYDAKFSSMDEMGGFEPTATSGFIEISSIRIKAWGRQNIKRGQGGVSPKDVYHRE